In Ovis aries strain OAR_USU_Benz2616 breed Rambouillet chromosome 14, ARS-UI_Ramb_v3.0, whole genome shotgun sequence, a single genomic region encodes these proteins:
- the LOC101121116 gene encoding sialic acid-binding Ig-like lectin 5 isoform X1 — protein MLLLLLLQSLLWVGEWGEGSTNPRFPAGSLAQDLRYQLDVPRSVSVQEGLCVRVACLVSYPQEGWKDSDPAHSYWFREKAYTAEDPAVATNNPEHAVLSETQGRFLLVGDPRTKDCSLEIRDAQRRDTGTYIFRVERGPTVRYSYKWHPLSIRVTALTDTPDIHVQGTLASGHPTNLTCAVPWACERGTPPTFSWTRIALTSPHPKSPHSSVLTLTPRPQDHGTNLTCRVTFPGAGVSTEATIRLNVSYAPQELTIRVYQKEGTGPETLGKSQSLSVQEGQSLRLDCVPDSNPPAMISWTRESLTLSPSNSSNPGVLELPRVELRDHGLYVCQAQHPLGSKKASLNLVVRTPLQLLGPSCSQEDEGLSCSCSSRAWPAPSLHWRLGEGLLEGNFSNASFEVTSSSAGPWANSSLSLREGLSSGLRLSCEAQNAHGKQNVKILLLPGRPGPRTGVVQGAVGGAGVTALLALCLIFFVVKIYRNKSVERASSQDGDCPASHPASRGHFNESWSDSPSDYQTPAPAASTSEKEQELYYASLSFHKPRTHNFQFLKKSLMKWIPGAGDWRSQWTVNV, from the exons atgctgctgctgctgctgctgcagtcaCTGCTGTGGGTAGGTGAGTGGGGTGAGGGCTCGACTAATCCTCGTTTCCCTGCAGGGTCCCTGGCTCAGGATCTGAGATACCAGCTGGATGTGCCACGGTCTGTGTCGGTGCAGGAGGGCCTGTGTGTCCGCGTGGCCTGCTTGGTCTCCTATCCCCAGGAAGGCTGGAAAGACTCTGACCCAGCTCACAGCTACTGGTTCCGGGAAAAGGCATATACCGCTGAAGATCCTGCAGTGGCCACAAACAACCCAGAGCATGCAGTGCTCAGTGAGACCCAGGGCCGATTCCTCCTCGTTGGAGACCCCCGGACCAAAGACTGCTCCCTGGAGATCAGAGACGCCCAGAGGAGGGATACAGGGACATACATCTTTAGGGTGGAGAGAGGGCCTACTGTGAGATATAGTTATAAATGGCATCCGCTCTCGATCCGTGTGACTG CTCTGACAGACACACCTGACATCCATGTCCAGGGGACCCTAGCATCCGGCCACCCCACCAACCTCACCTGTGCGGTGCCATGGGCCTGTGAGAGGGGGACGCCCCCCACCTTCTCCTGGACCAGGATTGCCCTCACCTCCCCGCACCCCAAGAGTCCCCACTCCTCGGTGCTCACCCTCACCCCGAGGCCCCAGGACCACGGCACCAACCTCACGTGTCGTGTGACCTTCCCTGGAGCTGGTGTGAGCACAGAGGCGACCATCAGGCTCAATGTGTCCT ATGCACCCCAGGAGCTGACCATCAGAGTGTACCAGAAAGAAGGCACAG GACCTGAAACTCTGGGCAAAAGCCAGTCTCTTTCAGTCCAGGAGGGCCAGTCCCTGCGCCTGGACTGTGTTCCTGACAGCAACCCTCCTGCCATGATCAGCTGGACCCGAGAGAGCCTGACCCTGAGCCCCTCAAATTCCTCTAACCCTGGGGTCCTTGAGCTGCCCCGGGTGGAACTGAGGGACCACGGGTTATATGTCTGCCAAGCTCAGCATCCACTGGGCTCCAAGAAAGCGTCTCTGAACCTTGTTGTGAGAA CACCCCTACAGCTGCTGGGACCCTCCTGCTCCCAGGAGGACGAGGGTCTGAGCTGCAGCTGCTCCTCCCGAGCCTGGCCGGCCCCCTCCCTGCACTGGCGGTTGGGCGAGGGGCTGCTGGAGGGGAACTTCAGTAACGCCTCCTTTGAGGTCACCTCCAGCTCCGCCGGGCCCTGGGCTAATAGCTCCCTGAGCCTCCGCGAGGGGCTCAGCTCCGGCCTCAGACTCAGCTGCGAGGCCCAGAACGCCCATGGGAAACAGAACGTGAAGATCCTGCTGCTGCCAG GGAGACCAGGACCCAGGACCGGCGTGGTTCAGGGGGCTGTCGGAGGAGCTGGTGTCACAGCCCTGCTTGCTCTCTGTCTCATCTTCTTTGT CGTGAAAATCTACAGGAACAAGTCGGTGGAGAGAGCGTCGAGCCAAGATGGCGACTGCCCAGCATCGCATCCCGCCTCCCGG gGTCACTTCAATGAATCCTGGTCAGACAGCCCCTCTGACTACCAGACCCCAGCTCCGGCTGCTTCCACCTCAGAGAAGGAACAAGAGCTCTATTAtgcaagcctcagtttccacaaacCAAGGACCCACAACTTTCAG tttttaaagaaaagcctTATGAAGTGGATTCCAGGGGCTGGGGACTGGAGGAGTCAGTGGACAGTTaatgtttaa
- the LOC101121116 gene encoding sialic acid-binding Ig-like lectin 5 isoform X4 translates to MLLLLLLQSLLWVGEWGEGSTNPRFPAGSLAQDLRYQLDVPRSVSVQEGLCVRVACLVSYPQEGWKDSDPAHSYWFREKAYTAEDPAVATNNPEHAVLSETQGRFLLVGDPRTKDCSLEIRDAQRRDTGTYIFRVERGPTVRYSYKWHPLSIRVTALTDTPDIHVQGTLASGHPTNLTCAVPWACERGTPPTFSWTRIALTSPHPKSPHSSVLTLTPRPQDHGTNLTCRVTFPGAGVSTEATIRLNVSYAPQELTIRVYQKEGTVQEGQSLRLDCVPDSNPPAMISWTRESLTLSPSNSSNPGVLELPRVELRDHGLYVCQAQHPLGSKKASLNLVVRTPLQLLGPSCSQEDEGLSCSCSSRAWPAPSLHWRLGEGLLEGNFSNASFEVTSSSAGPWANSSLSLREGLSSGLRLSCEAQNAHGKQNVKILLLPGRPGPRTGVVQGAVGGAGVTALLALCLIFFVVKIYRNKSVERASSQDGDCPASHPASRGHFNESWSDSPSDYQTPAPAASTSEKEQELYYASLSFHKPRTHNFQVWDTTEYSEIKIGK, encoded by the exons atgctgctgctgctgctgctgcagtcaCTGCTGTGGGTAGGTGAGTGGGGTGAGGGCTCGACTAATCCTCGTTTCCCTGCAGGGTCCCTGGCTCAGGATCTGAGATACCAGCTGGATGTGCCACGGTCTGTGTCGGTGCAGGAGGGCCTGTGTGTCCGCGTGGCCTGCTTGGTCTCCTATCCCCAGGAAGGCTGGAAAGACTCTGACCCAGCTCACAGCTACTGGTTCCGGGAAAAGGCATATACCGCTGAAGATCCTGCAGTGGCCACAAACAACCCAGAGCATGCAGTGCTCAGTGAGACCCAGGGCCGATTCCTCCTCGTTGGAGACCCCCGGACCAAAGACTGCTCCCTGGAGATCAGAGACGCCCAGAGGAGGGATACAGGGACATACATCTTTAGGGTGGAGAGAGGGCCTACTGTGAGATATAGTTATAAATGGCATCCGCTCTCGATCCGTGTGACTG CTCTGACAGACACACCTGACATCCATGTCCAGGGGACCCTAGCATCCGGCCACCCCACCAACCTCACCTGTGCGGTGCCATGGGCCTGTGAGAGGGGGACGCCCCCCACCTTCTCCTGGACCAGGATTGCCCTCACCTCCCCGCACCCCAAGAGTCCCCACTCCTCGGTGCTCACCCTCACCCCGAGGCCCCAGGACCACGGCACCAACCTCACGTGTCGTGTGACCTTCCCTGGAGCTGGTGTGAGCACAGAGGCGACCATCAGGCTCAATGTGTCCT ATGCACCCCAGGAGCTGACCATCAGAGTGTACCAGAAAGAAGGCACAG TCCAGGAGGGCCAGTCCCTGCGCCTGGACTGTGTTCCTGACAGCAACCCTCCTGCCATGATCAGCTGGACCCGAGAGAGCCTGACCCTGAGCCCCTCAAATTCCTCTAACCCTGGGGTCCTTGAGCTGCCCCGGGTGGAACTGAGGGACCACGGGTTATATGTCTGCCAAGCTCAGCATCCACTGGGCTCCAAGAAAGCGTCTCTGAACCTTGTTGTGAGAA CACCCCTACAGCTGCTGGGACCCTCCTGCTCCCAGGAGGACGAGGGTCTGAGCTGCAGCTGCTCCTCCCGAGCCTGGCCGGCCCCCTCCCTGCACTGGCGGTTGGGCGAGGGGCTGCTGGAGGGGAACTTCAGTAACGCCTCCTTTGAGGTCACCTCCAGCTCCGCCGGGCCCTGGGCTAATAGCTCCCTGAGCCTCCGCGAGGGGCTCAGCTCCGGCCTCAGACTCAGCTGCGAGGCCCAGAACGCCCATGGGAAACAGAACGTGAAGATCCTGCTGCTGCCAG GGAGACCAGGACCCAGGACCGGCGTGGTTCAGGGGGCTGTCGGAGGAGCTGGTGTCACAGCCCTGCTTGCTCTCTGTCTCATCTTCTTTGT CGTGAAAATCTACAGGAACAAGTCGGTGGAGAGAGCGTCGAGCCAAGATGGCGACTGCCCAGCATCGCATCCCGCCTCCCGG gGTCACTTCAATGAATCCTGGTCAGACAGCCCCTCTGACTACCAGACCCCAGCTCCGGCTGCTTCCACCTCAGAGAAGGAACAAGAGCTCTATTAtgcaagcctcagtttccacaaacCAAGGACCCACAACTTTCAGGTCTGGGATACCACTGAGTACTCAGAGATCAAGATTGGGAAGTGA
- the LOC101121116 gene encoding sialic acid-binding Ig-like lectin 5 isoform X3 — protein sequence MLLLLLLQSLLWVGEWGEGSTNPRFPAGSLAQDLRYQLDVPRSVSVQEGLCVRVACLVSYPQEGWKDSDPAHSYWFREKAYTAEDPAVATNNPEHAVLSETQGRFLLVGDPRTKDCSLEIRDAQRRDTGTYIFRVERGPTVRYSYKWHPLSIRVTALTDTPDIHVQGTLASGHPTNLTCAVPWACERGTPPTFSWTRIALTSPHPKSPHSSVLTLTPRPQDHGTNLTCRVTFPGAGVSTEATIRLNVSYAPQELTIRVYQKEGTVQEGQSLRLDCVPDSNPPAMISWTRESLTLSPSNSSNPGVLELPRVELRDHGLYVCQAQHPLGSKKASLNLVVRTPLQLLGPSCSQEDEGLSCSCSSRAWPAPSLHWRLGEGLLEGNFSNASFEVTSSSAGPWANSSLSLREGLSSGLRLSCEAQNAHGKQNVKILLLPGRPGPRTGVVQGAVGGAGVTALLALCLIFFVVKIYRNKSVERASSQDGDCPASHPASRGHFNESWSDSPSDYQTPAPAASTSEKEQELYYASLSFHKPRTHNFQFLKKSLMKWIPGAGDWRSQWTVNV from the exons atgctgctgctgctgctgctgcagtcaCTGCTGTGGGTAGGTGAGTGGGGTGAGGGCTCGACTAATCCTCGTTTCCCTGCAGGGTCCCTGGCTCAGGATCTGAGATACCAGCTGGATGTGCCACGGTCTGTGTCGGTGCAGGAGGGCCTGTGTGTCCGCGTGGCCTGCTTGGTCTCCTATCCCCAGGAAGGCTGGAAAGACTCTGACCCAGCTCACAGCTACTGGTTCCGGGAAAAGGCATATACCGCTGAAGATCCTGCAGTGGCCACAAACAACCCAGAGCATGCAGTGCTCAGTGAGACCCAGGGCCGATTCCTCCTCGTTGGAGACCCCCGGACCAAAGACTGCTCCCTGGAGATCAGAGACGCCCAGAGGAGGGATACAGGGACATACATCTTTAGGGTGGAGAGAGGGCCTACTGTGAGATATAGTTATAAATGGCATCCGCTCTCGATCCGTGTGACTG CTCTGACAGACACACCTGACATCCATGTCCAGGGGACCCTAGCATCCGGCCACCCCACCAACCTCACCTGTGCGGTGCCATGGGCCTGTGAGAGGGGGACGCCCCCCACCTTCTCCTGGACCAGGATTGCCCTCACCTCCCCGCACCCCAAGAGTCCCCACTCCTCGGTGCTCACCCTCACCCCGAGGCCCCAGGACCACGGCACCAACCTCACGTGTCGTGTGACCTTCCCTGGAGCTGGTGTGAGCACAGAGGCGACCATCAGGCTCAATGTGTCCT ATGCACCCCAGGAGCTGACCATCAGAGTGTACCAGAAAGAAGGCACAG TCCAGGAGGGCCAGTCCCTGCGCCTGGACTGTGTTCCTGACAGCAACCCTCCTGCCATGATCAGCTGGACCCGAGAGAGCCTGACCCTGAGCCCCTCAAATTCCTCTAACCCTGGGGTCCTTGAGCTGCCCCGGGTGGAACTGAGGGACCACGGGTTATATGTCTGCCAAGCTCAGCATCCACTGGGCTCCAAGAAAGCGTCTCTGAACCTTGTTGTGAGAA CACCCCTACAGCTGCTGGGACCCTCCTGCTCCCAGGAGGACGAGGGTCTGAGCTGCAGCTGCTCCTCCCGAGCCTGGCCGGCCCCCTCCCTGCACTGGCGGTTGGGCGAGGGGCTGCTGGAGGGGAACTTCAGTAACGCCTCCTTTGAGGTCACCTCCAGCTCCGCCGGGCCCTGGGCTAATAGCTCCCTGAGCCTCCGCGAGGGGCTCAGCTCCGGCCTCAGACTCAGCTGCGAGGCCCAGAACGCCCATGGGAAACAGAACGTGAAGATCCTGCTGCTGCCAG GGAGACCAGGACCCAGGACCGGCGTGGTTCAGGGGGCTGTCGGAGGAGCTGGTGTCACAGCCCTGCTTGCTCTCTGTCTCATCTTCTTTGT CGTGAAAATCTACAGGAACAAGTCGGTGGAGAGAGCGTCGAGCCAAGATGGCGACTGCCCAGCATCGCATCCCGCCTCCCGG gGTCACTTCAATGAATCCTGGTCAGACAGCCCCTCTGACTACCAGACCCCAGCTCCGGCTGCTTCCACCTCAGAGAAGGAACAAGAGCTCTATTAtgcaagcctcagtttccacaaacCAAGGACCCACAACTTTCAG tttttaaagaaaagcctTATGAAGTGGATTCCAGGGGCTGGGGACTGGAGGAGTCAGTGGACAGTTaatgtttaa
- the LOC101121116 gene encoding sialic acid-binding Ig-like lectin 5 isoform X2, whose protein sequence is MLLLLLLQSLLWVGEWGEGSTNPRFPAGSLAQDLRYQLDVPRSVSVQEGLCVRVACLVSYPQEGWKDSDPAHSYWFREKAYTAEDPAVATNNPEHAVLSETQGRFLLVGDPRTKDCSLEIRDAQRRDTGTYIFRVERGPTVRYSYKWHPLSIRVTALTDTPDIHVQGTLASGHPTNLTCAVPWACERGTPPTFSWTRIALTSPHPKSPHSSVLTLTPRPQDHGTNLTCRVTFPGAGVSTEATIRLNVSYAPQELTIRVYQKEGTGPETLGKSQSLSVQEGQSLRLDCVPDSNPPAMISWTRESLTLSPSNSSNPGVLELPRVELRDHGLYVCQAQHPLGSKKASLNLVVRTPLQLLGPSCSQEDEGLSCSCSSRAWPAPSLHWRLGEGLLEGNFSNASFEVTSSSAGPWANSSLSLREGLSSGLRLSCEAQNAHGKQNVKILLLPGRPGPRTGVVQGAVGGAGVTALLALCLIFFVVKIYRNKSVERASSQDGDCPASHPASRGHFNESWSDSPSDYQTPAPAASTSEKEQELYYASLSFHKPRTHNFQVWDTTEYSEIKIGK, encoded by the exons atgctgctgctgctgctgctgcagtcaCTGCTGTGGGTAGGTGAGTGGGGTGAGGGCTCGACTAATCCTCGTTTCCCTGCAGGGTCCCTGGCTCAGGATCTGAGATACCAGCTGGATGTGCCACGGTCTGTGTCGGTGCAGGAGGGCCTGTGTGTCCGCGTGGCCTGCTTGGTCTCCTATCCCCAGGAAGGCTGGAAAGACTCTGACCCAGCTCACAGCTACTGGTTCCGGGAAAAGGCATATACCGCTGAAGATCCTGCAGTGGCCACAAACAACCCAGAGCATGCAGTGCTCAGTGAGACCCAGGGCCGATTCCTCCTCGTTGGAGACCCCCGGACCAAAGACTGCTCCCTGGAGATCAGAGACGCCCAGAGGAGGGATACAGGGACATACATCTTTAGGGTGGAGAGAGGGCCTACTGTGAGATATAGTTATAAATGGCATCCGCTCTCGATCCGTGTGACTG CTCTGACAGACACACCTGACATCCATGTCCAGGGGACCCTAGCATCCGGCCACCCCACCAACCTCACCTGTGCGGTGCCATGGGCCTGTGAGAGGGGGACGCCCCCCACCTTCTCCTGGACCAGGATTGCCCTCACCTCCCCGCACCCCAAGAGTCCCCACTCCTCGGTGCTCACCCTCACCCCGAGGCCCCAGGACCACGGCACCAACCTCACGTGTCGTGTGACCTTCCCTGGAGCTGGTGTGAGCACAGAGGCGACCATCAGGCTCAATGTGTCCT ATGCACCCCAGGAGCTGACCATCAGAGTGTACCAGAAAGAAGGCACAG GACCTGAAACTCTGGGCAAAAGCCAGTCTCTTTCAGTCCAGGAGGGCCAGTCCCTGCGCCTGGACTGTGTTCCTGACAGCAACCCTCCTGCCATGATCAGCTGGACCCGAGAGAGCCTGACCCTGAGCCCCTCAAATTCCTCTAACCCTGGGGTCCTTGAGCTGCCCCGGGTGGAACTGAGGGACCACGGGTTATATGTCTGCCAAGCTCAGCATCCACTGGGCTCCAAGAAAGCGTCTCTGAACCTTGTTGTGAGAA CACCCCTACAGCTGCTGGGACCCTCCTGCTCCCAGGAGGACGAGGGTCTGAGCTGCAGCTGCTCCTCCCGAGCCTGGCCGGCCCCCTCCCTGCACTGGCGGTTGGGCGAGGGGCTGCTGGAGGGGAACTTCAGTAACGCCTCCTTTGAGGTCACCTCCAGCTCCGCCGGGCCCTGGGCTAATAGCTCCCTGAGCCTCCGCGAGGGGCTCAGCTCCGGCCTCAGACTCAGCTGCGAGGCCCAGAACGCCCATGGGAAACAGAACGTGAAGATCCTGCTGCTGCCAG GGAGACCAGGACCCAGGACCGGCGTGGTTCAGGGGGCTGTCGGAGGAGCTGGTGTCACAGCCCTGCTTGCTCTCTGTCTCATCTTCTTTGT CGTGAAAATCTACAGGAACAAGTCGGTGGAGAGAGCGTCGAGCCAAGATGGCGACTGCCCAGCATCGCATCCCGCCTCCCGG gGTCACTTCAATGAATCCTGGTCAGACAGCCCCTCTGACTACCAGACCCCAGCTCCGGCTGCTTCCACCTCAGAGAAGGAACAAGAGCTCTATTAtgcaagcctcagtttccacaaacCAAGGACCCACAACTTTCAGGTCTGGGATACCACTGAGTACTCAGAGATCAAGATTGGGAAGTGA